One window of Desertifilum tharense IPPAS B-1220 genomic DNA carries:
- a CDS encoding CBS domain-containing protein, with protein MSQHPFPLNLTLNQTIGRDPLEVSPETPVIQVLQLMSQIHPDRKIASPSSYALVSQERQLLGIVTERDFVCLAATGKPLAGMTVAEMMSSPAIALKETDYQDVSSILNLFEQHQISHLPVVDENNQLLGAITLETLRRKLPIVHLLKLRRVRDAMSDRVIYAPPTASILQLAQLMAHHQTSYIAIAQTATDGTVYPIGMIAERDIVQTQALNWDLTQITAQTLIDHPPRFLHPEESLWAACNLMQQHQIRRCPILENRQELRGIPTQHELFPHLNPAELNQTVTALQQRLEEKTAQCDRLQQALEASKRRYQNSELRLQEVLNSVQAAIIRIRLLNPQSWQAEYYSVGCEQVYSYTAEEFTTDPTLWSSHIHPEDLQTVVLPALEGLCEHPSNSGTLQLEYRFLHRDQTWHWISETVTFNWDATAHCWMLTSVGLDVTDRKQVETALRHSETRFRTIFADAPTGMVLSTPQGQIVQANQSLCQMLECRESDLQGRSLQDIVAPEDWLQDCHRTEQLLAQELSSYRLEKRLIKQNGETIWVSLTAGLLQDPIQGTLYKLGMYENITERRTVERIKDQMISVVSHELRTPLSSIRGSLGLLATGQLGTLNPDGQELLNIAVAEAQRLTRLVNDILDLERLKSGQIHLVKNPHRVTQLIARAVESVRSLFSKTQVGIEVSAVPEEIWVDGDRIIQALTNLLGNAIKFSPPQTTITIRVQRVESHFAQRERDDRAACDLAPFCSCSLLSASLPFMLFCISDRGRGIPVEKLSTIFEPFEQVDLADSHQKDGSGLGLAICKSIIHRHGGEIWVASTVGRGSHFFFTLPLAQTDE; from the coding sequence ATGTCTCAACACCCCTTCCCGCTTAATCTGACCCTCAATCAAACGATCGGTCGAGATCCTTTGGAGGTTTCCCCAGAGACTCCCGTGATTCAGGTTCTTCAGTTAATGAGCCAGATCCACCCAGATCGCAAAATCGCGTCTCCCTCAAGTTATGCGCTGGTTAGCCAAGAGCGGCAACTGCTGGGGATTGTAACAGAACGAGACTTTGTATGCCTTGCAGCGACGGGAAAACCCCTTGCAGGCATGACCGTTGCAGAAATGATGAGTTCCCCGGCGATCGCGCTGAAGGAGACAGATTACCAGGATGTCTCTAGCATTCTCAACCTATTTGAACAGCATCAAATTAGCCATTTGCCCGTAGTCGATGAGAACAATCAACTCTTAGGGGCGATTACCTTAGAAACATTGCGCCGCAAATTACCCATCGTTCACCTGTTAAAACTCCGGCGCGTCCGGGATGCAATGAGCGATCGCGTTATTTATGCACCGCCCACCGCCTCAATCTTACAGCTTGCTCAACTGATGGCGCACCACCAAACCAGCTATATTGCGATCGCCCAAACCGCAACCGACGGCACCGTTTATCCCATTGGCATGATCGCCGAACGCGATATTGTCCAGACTCAAGCCTTGAACTGGGATCTAACCCAAATCACCGCCCAAACCCTGATCGACCATCCCCCGCGATTTCTGCATCCTGAAGAATCGCTTTGGGCCGCTTGCAACCTCATGCAACAGCACCAGATTCGCCGCTGCCCAATTCTTGAAAATCGCCAAGAACTGCGGGGTATCCCCACCCAACACGAGCTTTTTCCCCATCTTAATCCCGCCGAACTGAACCAAACGGTAACAGCCTTGCAACAGCGTTTAGAAGAGAAAACCGCTCAATGCGATCGCCTTCAACAAGCCTTGGAAGCCAGCAAGCGACGCTATCAAAACTCGGAGTTAAGGCTGCAAGAAGTCCTCAATAGCGTTCAGGCCGCGATTATCCGCATCCGCCTATTGAACCCTCAATCTTGGCAAGCTGAATATTATTCGGTCGGGTGCGAGCAAGTCTATAGCTACACGGCCGAAGAATTCACCACAGATCCCACTCTTTGGTCATCGCACATCCATCCCGAAGATTTGCAAACAGTTGTATTGCCTGCCTTAGAAGGATTATGCGAGCATCCCTCTAACTCCGGTACGTTGCAGTTGGAATATCGATTTTTACATCGCGATCAAACTTGGCACTGGATTTCAGAAACCGTTACCTTTAATTGGGACGCCACAGCCCATTGCTGGATGCTGACCAGCGTAGGACTCGATGTTACAGACCGCAAGCAAGTAGAAACCGCCTTGCGTCATAGCGAAACTCGGTTTCGGACAATTTTTGCCGATGCGCCTACCGGGATGGTTCTCAGCACGCCCCAGGGTCAAATCGTGCAAGCGAACCAATCATTGTGCCAAATGCTGGAGTGTAGAGAATCAGACTTGCAAGGGCGATCGCTCCAAGATATTGTTGCCCCTGAAGATTGGTTGCAAGATTGCCACCGCACGGAGCAGTTATTGGCTCAAGAACTTTCAAGTTACAGGTTAGAAAAGCGCCTCATTAAACAAAATGGAGAAACAATTTGGGTTAGCCTAACCGCAGGCTTGCTCCAAGACCCGATTCAAGGAACGCTCTATAAATTGGGGATGTACGAAAACATCACCGAACGGCGAACCGTAGAACGCATCAAGGATCAAATGATTTCAGTAGTCAGTCATGAGTTGCGAACGCCTTTAAGTTCCATTCGGGGTTCTCTCGGTTTGCTGGCCACTGGACAACTGGGTACCCTCAACCCAGACGGGCAGGAGTTGCTTAATATTGCGGTTGCGGAAGCGCAACGTTTGACGCGTTTGGTTAACGATATTCTCGATTTAGAACGGTTGAAATCGGGTCAGATTCACCTTGTCAAGAATCCGCACCGCGTCACGCAGTTAATTGCACGCGCCGTTGAAAGCGTGCGATCGCTCTTTAGCAAAACTCAAGTTGGGATTGAAGTCTCGGCGGTGCCAGAGGAAATTTGGGTTGATGGCGATCGCATTATTCAAGCCCTGACCAACTTACTCGGTAATGCCATCAAGTTTTCTCCGCCCCAAACGACCATCACCATTCGCGTTCAGCGGGTTGAGAGCCATTTTGCCCAGCGCGAGCGCGACGACCGGGCCGCCTGCGATTTGGCTCCGTTTTGCTCCTGTTCCTTACTCAGCGCCTCCTTGCCCTTCATGTTGTTTTGTATTAGCGATCGCGGGCGAGGCATTCCGGTAGAAAAACTCAGCACCATCTTTGAGCCATTTGAACAAGTCGATCTGGCTGATTCTCATCAAAAAGACGGAAGCGGTCTAGGGCTAGCCATTTGTAAAAGTATTATTCACAGACATGGGGGGGAAATTTGGGTTGCCAGTACAGTAGGACGCGGAAGCCATTTCTTTTTCACATTGCCACTAGCCCAAACCGATGAGTGA
- a CDS encoding response regulator, with product MRLLVVEDDLSLAQAIEKFLTYQNYVVDIAPDGQMGWEFAQSCAYDLVVLDVILPKLGGISLCQKLRQTGCDTPILLLTACGSRNHKVAGLEAGADDYVTKPFDWQELLARIRALLRRKSDLIPALLTWGDLSLNSLTCEVTYGNTKLPLRPKEYKLLELFLRSPNRILSCDAILEYLWSFEQVPSQDAVRAHIKGLRQKLKAVGAQEAIETVYGLGYRLRPIVQRSPNVETPPLSLSPEIQGELQQALTDAWQDMQPQILERVHLLEIAIYAMPADQPLEKLRQVAIAQAHKLAGTVGSYGFMAASQQAQQIEAQLQQHPILSEDIKSQLQQCVLHLRQLLQGSPVSTSQPPVEKDSLTQLASRVQFTRDFEQLLHKAQQQHQPLTLVLLSIKNLKSLNHHYGYTFGDRLLYRVGSTIGDASQTCGRWGSRTFAIALYGMNGTQTRQQYLSKLLQTLDATEGTPVIVKFTSAIATYPTDGQTSQHLYQSVEASL from the coding sequence ATGAGACTTCTAGTCGTTGAGGATGATCTAAGTCTGGCTCAGGCTATAGAAAAATTTTTAACTTATCAAAATTATGTGGTTGATATTGCACCCGATGGTCAAATGGGCTGGGAGTTTGCCCAGTCGTGCGCCTACGATTTAGTCGTGCTAGATGTGATTTTGCCCAAACTGGGCGGTATCAGTCTGTGTCAAAAGTTACGTCAAACCGGATGCGACACGCCAATTCTGTTACTCACGGCTTGCGGAAGCAGGAACCACAAAGTTGCAGGGTTAGAAGCAGGTGCAGATGACTATGTAACCAAACCCTTTGATTGGCAAGAACTGCTAGCGCGGATCAGGGCGCTGTTGCGGCGTAAGAGCGACCTCATTCCCGCTTTGCTCACCTGGGGAGATTTAAGCCTCAATTCGCTCACTTGCGAAGTCACCTATGGCAACACGAAGTTACCCCTGCGACCAAAAGAATACAAGCTACTAGAGCTATTTTTACGAAGTCCCAACCGCATTTTAAGTTGCGACGCCATCCTAGAGTATTTATGGTCGTTTGAACAGGTTCCCTCTCAAGATGCAGTCCGCGCCCACATTAAAGGGTTGCGCCAGAAACTCAAAGCCGTAGGTGCCCAGGAAGCGATCGAAACGGTTTACGGGTTAGGGTATCGTTTAAGACCGATTGTCCAGCGTTCGCCGAACGTAGAGACCCCCCCTTTATCTTTATCCCCGGAAATCCAAGGCGAACTGCAACAAGCCTTAACGGATGCTTGGCAAGACATGCAGCCCCAAATCCTAGAGCGAGTCCACCTTTTAGAAATCGCGATTTATGCGATGCCAGCAGATCAACCTCTGGAGAAATTGCGACAAGTCGCGATCGCCCAAGCGCATAAACTAGCGGGTACGGTTGGCAGCTACGGCTTCATGGCCGCTTCCCAACAGGCGCAACAGATTGAAGCCCAGTTGCAGCAGCATCCCATTTTAAGCGAGGACATCAAGTCTCAATTGCAGCAATGCGTCCTTCACCTGCGCCAATTGCTTCAGGGATCGCCCGTCAGTACGAGCCAACCCCCGGTTGAAAAAGACTCTCTCACCCAACTCGCCAGCCGCGTTCAATTTACCCGCGACTTCGAGCAGTTGCTGCACAAGGCCCAACAACAACATCAACCTCTAACGCTGGTGTTGTTAAGCATCAAGAATCTCAAATCGCTAAATCATCACTATGGCTATACCTTTGGCGATCGCCTTTTGTACCGTGTAGGCAGCACCATCGGCGACGCTAGCCAAACCTGCGGTCGTTGGGGAAGTCGAACCTTTGCGATCGCCCTTTATGGAATGAACGGCACCCAAACCCGCCAACAGTACCTCTCTAAATTGCTGCAAACCCTTGACGCGACTGAGGGAACGCCTGTTATCGTCAAATTTACCAGCGCGATCGCCACTTACCCAACCGATGGTCAGACTTCCCAACACCTGTATCAAAGCGTTGAAGCCTCGCTGTAA